One segment of Thermosynechococcus sp. HN-54 DNA contains the following:
- the rplR gene encoding 50S ribosomal protein L18, with protein MKQTRTAARQSRHQRIRRKVKGTSDRPRLAVFRSHQHIYAQVIDDTQHHTLVAASSVEPELRQKLGDGSTCAASIEVGRLIAERAKAAGIERVVFDRGGNIYHGRVKALADAAREAGLDF; from the coding sequence ATGAAGCAAACTCGTACTGCGGCTCGCCAAAGTCGGCATCAGCGCATTCGCCGCAAAGTCAAAGGTACCAGCGATCGCCCCCGCCTCGCTGTCTTTCGCTCCCATCAGCACATCTATGCCCAGGTAATTGATGACACCCAGCACCATACCCTCGTGGCTGCTTCGAGTGTTGAGCCAGAACTACGGCAAAAGCTGGGGGATGGCAGCACCTGTGCCGCCTCTATCGAAGTGGGGCGACTGATTGCAGAGCGTGCCAAAGCCGCTGGCATTGAGCGCGTTGTCTTTGATCGCGGTGGCAATATCTACCATGGTCGTGTCAAGGCCTTGGCGGATGCCGCCCGTGAAGCTGGACTAGACTTTTAG
- the rpsE gene encoding 30S ribosomal protein S5 → MANRRKNPRKVEKETDWQERVVQIRRVSKVVKGGKKLSFRAIVVVGNERGQVGVGVGKAADVIGAVRKGVADGKKHLIDVPITKSNSIPHPTFGEGGAARVMIRPAAPGTGVIAGGSVRTVLELAGVRNVLAKQLGSSNPLNNARAALEALAALRTFQEVAEEREIPIENLYSK, encoded by the coding sequence ATGGCAAATCGTCGTAAAAACCCCCGCAAAGTTGAAAAAGAAACCGACTGGCAAGAGCGGGTCGTCCAGATCCGCCGCGTCTCCAAAGTGGTCAAAGGCGGTAAGAAACTGAGCTTCCGCGCCATTGTTGTTGTTGGCAACGAGCGTGGCCAAGTGGGTGTGGGTGTCGGTAAAGCTGCCGATGTCATTGGTGCAGTGCGCAAAGGTGTCGCCGATGGCAAAAAGCACCTTATTGATGTTCCGATTACCAAATCCAACTCTATTCCCCACCCCACTTTTGGTGAAGGTGGTGCTGCCCGCGTCATGATTCGCCCTGCTGCACCCGGAACGGGGGTCATTGCCGGTGGCTCTGTGCGCACCGTTCTGGAACTGGCAGGGGTACGCAACGTGCTGGCCAAACAACTGGGCTCCAGCAACCCCCTCAACAATGCCCGCGCCGCCCTCGAAGCCCTTGCGGCTTTGCGCACCTTCCAAGAAGTTGCCGAGGAGCGGGAAATCCCCATTGAAAACCTCTATAGCAAATAG
- the rplO gene encoding 50S ribosomal protein L15: MRFPDLHPQAGSRRRKRRIGRGIAAGQGASGGFGMRGQKSRSGRPTRPGFEGGQNPLYRRLPKLKHFPLVNRKVYTTINVGRLNTLPANSVVTVESLLEAGILTTAKYPLKVLGDGELNVKLEVHAAAFSGSARSKIEAAGGVCVETSVAADSE; this comes from the coding sequence ATGCGGTTTCCAGATCTGCACCCCCAAGCAGGATCGCGACGGCGTAAACGGCGGATTGGTCGAGGCATTGCCGCAGGTCAAGGGGCAAGCGGTGGCTTTGGTATGCGCGGGCAAAAATCCCGTTCTGGTCGCCCCACCCGTCCCGGCTTTGAAGGCGGTCAAAACCCCCTTTACCGTCGTCTCCCCAAACTCAAGCACTTTCCCCTCGTCAACCGGAAGGTTTACACTACGATCAACGTGGGTCGTCTCAATACCCTACCCGCCAATAGCGTAGTGACGGTTGAGTCTCTCCTTGAGGCTGGCATTCTCACCACCGCCAAATATCCCCTCAAAGTGCTGGGGGATGGTGAGCTAAACGTCAAGCTAGAGGTTCATGCTGCTGCTTTTAGTGGCAGTGCCCGCAGCAAGATTGAAGCCGCTGGTGGGGTATGTGTGGAGACCTCCGTTGCTGCCGACAGTGAATAG
- the rplF gene encoding 50S ribosomal protein L6: MSRIGKRPIPLPKNVTLTLEGQQVTVKGPKGQLSRVFPPEVKVAQEGETIVVKRRDDSRPAKERHGLCRTLLANMVEGVSQGFTKKLEIQGVGYRAQLQGKNLVLSMGYSHPVEIVPPEGITLEIEDNQGKKVQQGTIVLVSGIDKELVGNTSARIRAVRPPEPYKGKGIRYMGELVRRKVGKTGKK, from the coding sequence ATGTCTCGTATTGGCAAGCGTCCCATCCCCCTGCCAAAAAATGTCACCCTCACCCTAGAGGGGCAGCAGGTCACAGTCAAAGGCCCCAAGGGTCAACTCAGTCGCGTTTTTCCGCCTGAGGTGAAGGTTGCCCAAGAGGGCGAAACCATTGTTGTCAAACGCCGCGATGACTCTCGACCCGCCAAAGAACGCCACGGCCTCTGCCGTACGCTACTGGCCAACATGGTGGAAGGCGTCTCCCAAGGGTTTACGAAAAAGCTGGAGATCCAAGGGGTTGGTTACCGCGCCCAACTCCAAGGCAAAAACCTTGTCCTCAGCATGGGCTACAGCCACCCCGTTGAGATTGTGCCACCCGAGGGCATTACCCTAGAAATTGAGGACAACCAAGGTAAAAAAGTGCAGCAGGGCACGATTGTCCTTGTCAGTGGCATTGATAAAGAACTGGTCGGCAACACCTCTGCCCGTATTCGCGCCGTACGTCCCCCTGAACCCTACAAGGGCAAGGGCATTCGCTATATGGGTGAATTGGTGCGTCGTAAAGTTGGTAAGACAGGGAAGAAATAG
- the rpsH gene encoding 30S ribosomal protein S8, protein MAVNDTIGDMLTRIRNANLARHQTTTIPATRMTRSIAQVLKAEGFIRDFEEQGDGIKRHLVVSLKYRGKQRQPIITALKRVSKPGLRVYANSRELPRVLGGIGIAIISTSSGIMTDREARKQGIGGEVLCYVW, encoded by the coding sequence ATGGCAGTAAATGACACGATTGGCGATATGCTAACTCGCATCCGCAACGCAAACCTTGCGCGTCATCAAACCACCACAATTCCGGCCACGCGCATGACCCGCAGTATTGCGCAGGTACTGAAAGCGGAAGGGTTTATTCGCGATTTTGAAGAGCAAGGGGACGGCATCAAACGGCATCTTGTGGTTTCCCTAAAATATCGCGGCAAGCAGCGCCAGCCGATTATTACTGCGCTCAAGCGGGTGAGCAAACCCGGTCTGCGCGTCTATGCCAATTCCCGTGAGTTGCCCCGGGTGCTCGGTGGCATCGGCATTGCCATCATCTCCACCTCTAGCGGTATCATGACCGATCGCGAGGCACGGAAGCAGGGCATTGGCGGCGAAGTACTCTGTTACGTTTGGTAA